In Helianthus annuus cultivar XRQ/B chromosome 8, HanXRQr2.0-SUNRISE, whole genome shotgun sequence, a single genomic region encodes these proteins:
- the LOC110918883 gene encoding protein FAR1-RELATED SEQUENCE 7-like produces MMFVPFTGIDNHNRNVTLGAAIIGNETAETYSWLLKVFREAFGRARLVIVTDQDPAMKKVGATICNSTDFKKRLCAIVWTDSILPEKFELNLSNQGYLDTGLLSRGVHVRAYAYLISFNHFFGQFCNPECTLVEFFRHFDYAIEAQRHKHRKNDHDTTNTNADIWVVDFVLEDQAANIYTRTIFFDQPWRYKIVYTDVLSESGKIWVMIREDDMTMYCTCKRFEQFGLLCSHIFCVLRMLDIREFPQCYILRRWTREVVPNSALGAILGINECEDRYNEVNCVVHESTYSTESVINRLVANFDVLSSFRDHVVNYFKTANETVVNAPHKSRRESFAKITGNTQPSNVTVHVPVGTRYKGLGKPKRMKSKREIAISQLGKKSHQCQNCFRYEHNRCTCKNPTRTKEQAMAEEDGEEANEVDKEEDEWEEVEEALDEQDEDESDEEDGEEDKEVI; encoded by the exons ATGATGTTTGTTCCATTTACTGGTATCGACAACCACAATCGTAACGTTACTCTTGGTGCCGCTATAATAGGCAACGAAACGGCTGAAACTTATAGTTGGTTGCTTAAGGTGTTTCGTGAAGCATTTGGCCGTGCTCGTCTGGTGATTGTCACCGACCAAGACCCAGCGATGAAGAAG GTTGGTGCTACAATCTGCAATAGTACAGATTTCAAAAAGAGGTTGTGTGCCATTGTGTGGACCGATTCAATTCTACCTGAGAAGTTTGAAC TCAATTTATCAAATCAGGGATACTTGGATACCGGCTTATTATCACGAGGAGTTCATGTCCGGGCTTATGCGTACCTTATCTCGTTCAACCATTTCTTTGGACAGTTTTGTAACCCAGAGTGCACTCTTGTCGAATTTTTCAGGCATTTTGATTATGCCATTGAAGCTCAGAGACATAAGCACAGGAAGAACGACCATGACACTACAAATACAAATGCTGACATATGGGTCGTAGACTTTGTTTTGGAGGATCAAGCAGCCAATATATACACACGCACTATATTTTTTGACCAGCCGTGGAGATACAAAATAGTGTACACAGATGTGCTATCGGAAagtgggaaaatatgg GTTATGATACGGGAGGACGACATGACTATGTACTGTACATGCAAAAGATTCGAACAGTTTGGGTTGTTGTGCTCACACATCTTTTGTGTGCTAAGGATGCTTGATATTAGGGAGTTTCCACAATGCTATATCTTACGACGCTGGACTCGGGAAGTTGTTCCCAATAGTGCCCTTGGTGCTATTCTAGGTATCAACGAGTGTGAGGATCGTTATAATGAAGTTAACTGTGTTGTACACGAGAGCACATATTCTACGGAGTCTGTTATTAACAGGCTTGTCGCTAACTTTGATGTGTTGAGCTCATTCAGGGATCATGTTGTTAACTATTTCAAAACAGCTAATGAGACGGTGGTCAATGCCCCACATAAGAGCCGTCGCGAAAGCTTTGCTAAAATTACTGGTAACACACAACCATCAAATGTAACCGTTCATGTTCCCGTTGGAACTAGATACAAAGGTTTGGGTAAGCCTAAACGAATGAAGTCCAAACGTGAAATTGCTATAAGTCAGTTGGGCAAAAAGAGCCATCAGTGTCAAAACTGTTTTAGATACGAGCATAACAGATGTACTTGCAAAAACCCTACCCGGACTAAAGAACAAGCTATGGCCGAGGAGGACGGTGAAGAAGCTAATGAAGTTGACAAGGAGGAAGATGAATGGGAAGAAGTTGAAGAAGCTCTGGATGAACAAGATGAGGACGAATCAGACGAGGAGGATGGAGAAGAGGACAAGGAAGTTATTTAG
- the LOC110918882 gene encoding protein FAR1-RELATED SEQUENCE 5-like, with product MTLDTVNNAFLFYQKYAMASGFTARKSSQYTPHGVIKSKWFVCLKEGTKPFKAIDTSKEIDTSNNRSKRKSIRRVPSIRTGCKSRMCVKLNASNLYEVYSFKEAHNHYFIVVEDRHLLLANRGMNYMQEQAVNALSALNIGPVKAFNIMRTLYGRFDKVGTTKNDFKNFKRDLNMYISGFDADMMIKRILRKKEYMPNFSMEYITTEDGVLRALFWADEDAKRKFSVFGDVVSFDATYCRNK from the coding sequence ATGACGCTTGATACGGTGAATAATGCATTCCTCTTTTATCAGAAGTATGCAATGGCTTCAGGCTTCACTGCCAGGAAGTCTTCTCAATACACGCCTCATGGTGTTATAAAATCTAAATGGTTCGTTTGCTTAAAGGAGGGGACTAAACCTTTTAAGGCGATCGATACATCTAAAGAAATTGACACCTCAAATAATAGGTCAAAGAGGAAATCCATTCGACGTGTTCCTTCTATAAGGACGGGTTGCAAATCACGTATGTGTGTGAAGTTAAATGCTTCGAATCTATACGAGGTATATTCTTTCAAGGAGGCCCATAATCACTATTTTATTGTTGTGGAAGATAGGCATTTACTTCTCGCTAACCGAGGTATGAACTATATGCAAGAGCAAGCCGTTAACGCGTTGAGCGCCTTGAACATTGGACCGGTCAAAGCGTTTAATATCATGAGGACACTATATGGTAGGTTTGACAAGGTTGGGACAACCAAAAacgattttaaaaattttaagcGAGACCTGAACATGTATATATCTGGGTTTGACGCTGATATGATGATTAAACGGATATTGAGGAAGAAAGAGTACATGCCAAACTTTTCAATGGAGTATATAACCACAGAAGATGGGGTTTTAAGGGCGTTGTTTTGGGCCGATGAAGATGCCAAAAGGAAATTTTCGGTGTTTGGTGACGTTGTTTCATTTGATGCCACATATTGTCGTAACAAGTAA
- the LOC110917578 gene encoding WAT1-related protein At2g39510, which yields MEMSPGWFWYFCRRGRSYLGVLFLQLGYAINNILVKSALNEGLNPYTFSVYRNVAAAVAFGPFALYFERNIRTRMTFPVFWKIMLLALIEPVLDQILYYTGMKYTTATFAIAMCNVLPAITFVMAWIFRLEKVNVKKLHSQGKILGTLVTVGGAMVMTLVNGPPVPLPWTKEGSEAHHALVPNPVISQDQHIKGAIMITAGCFCWASFYILQAMTLKEYPAQLSLTTLICTMGALQGTIVTLIIEKAKFGIWSMQTETEIVATLYSGIVRSGASYYVSGLVMKEKGPFFVTAFNPLGMVIVAIVSSFALAERLVLGRVLGAFIILAGLYLIIWGKSKDSSLSSSNSSEVELSDQETCDNKYLDDAKALKEDRRSEAVV from the exons ATGGAGATGTCGCCGGGTTGGTTTTGGTATTTCTGTAGGCGAGGAAGGTCGTATCTTGGTGTTCTTTTTCTACAACTTGGATACGCTATTAACAACATTTTAGTAAAGTCTGCTTTAAACGAGGGGTTAAATCCGTACACATTTTCTGTTTATCGTAACGTTGCTGCAGCCGTTGCTTTCGGCCCTTTTGCACTATATTTTGAAAG GAACATACGTACTAGAATGACATTTCCCGTGTTTTGGAAGATAATGTTGTTGGCACTAATAGA GCCGGTTTTGGACCAAATACTATACTACACCGGGATGAAGTATACAACAGCAACCTTTGCCATCGCAATGTGCAATGTTCTACCCGCGATAACATTTGTCATGGCATGGATCTTTAG GCTTGAGAAGGTGAATGTAAAAAAATTGCATAGTCAAGGGAAGATCTTAGGAACCCTTGTGACTGTTGGTGGAGCCATGGTTATGACACTTGTTAATGGACCACCGGTTCCATTGCCATGGACTAAGGAGGGCAGCGAGGCGCACCATGCTCTAGTCCCCAACCCTGTGATCTCTCAAGACCAACACATCAAGGGTGCCATCATGATAACTGCTGGTTGCTTTTGTTGGGCTAGCTTTTACATTCTTCAG gcTATGACTCTCAAGGAATACCCGGCTCAATTATCCCTCACAACCCTTATATGTACGATGGGTGCTTTACAAGGAACCATCGTTACTTTGATTATCGAGAAGGCTAAATTTGGCATCTGGTCTATGCAAACCGAGACTGAAATTGTGGCTACACTTTATAGC GGAATCGTTCGATCCGGGGCTAGCTACTACGTTTCAGGGCTAGTTATGAAGGAAAAAGGACCCTTTTTCGTGACCGCCTTCAACCCTCTCGGGATGGTGATCGTTGCAATCGTGAGCTCGTTCGCACTCGCGGAAAGATTAGTTTTAGGaag AGTTCTTGGAGCATTTATCATTTTAGCCGGTTTGTACCTGATCATATGGGGTAAGAGTAAGGATTCGAGTTTATCAAGCTCGAATTCGAGTGAAGTAGAACTCAGTGATCAAGAAACATGTGATAATAAATATCTGGATGATGCGAAGGCTTTAAAGGAAGATCGAAGAAGTGAAGCTGTTGTTTGA